GCGCGATCAGCTCGTAAATCGTCACCCCCGCCGCCCAATAGAACCCCTCCGGGAAACCGAGCGAACTCAACCATTGGCCAAATCCAGTGACGTTTGGGTCCCAATGGCCGGCGCGAAACGCGCCGTGGATGAAAATCAGGATCGCAGTAACGATGCGAACGGCATCGAGCGCGCGGGCCGCGCGTCCCGCTTCAGCGGCAGGTCCAAACATTGTGCCCCCTCACAGGCGGCGCAGTGCGCCGAGCAATGTCTGCATATCCTGCGGCAGCGGCGCTTCGAACCGCAACGCCTGTTCGGTAATCGGATGAACAAACCCCAACACGGCTGCGTGAAGGGCCTGACGCGGGAAGCCGCGTGCGGCCTCGTCCGCCTCAACCGCGTGTGGGCCAACCGCTTTCAGCGCGCGCTGCTTGCCGTAAAGCGGATCGCCGATCAGCGGGCAGCCAAGATGGGCCAAATGCGCGCGAATTTGGTGCGTGCGGCCGGTTTTCAGGCGGCATTCGATCAACGCCGCCGCCGGATGGCCGGCGCTGGCGCCATCGAGCTGGCCGAAGCTTTCAATGGTCCAATAATCGCTGATCGCCATCTTGCCGGCTTCGGTTTCGGGATTGCGCGCGACCACGAATTTCCGCCGATCCTCGCCTGAGCGCACCAATCGGTTCTCGATCCGCCCGGTACGTTCGTGCGGGGCGCCGCGCGTGACGGCGTAATACACACGCTCCAAATCGTGCTTGGCGAACAATTTGGCGAGGCCGCTATGGGTTGCGTCGTTCTTGGCGACGACGATGAGGCCGGTCGTGTCTTTGTCGATGCGATGGACGATGCCCGGCCGCGCCACGCCGCCGATGCCCGATAAGCTATCGCCGCAATGCGCCAGCAGGGCGTTCACCAAAGTGCCGCGCATCGAGCCCGGCGCCGGGTGCACGGCCATCCCAGCTGCTTTGTTCACGACAACCAGGTTTTCGTCCTCGAACACGATCTCCAGCGGAATCGCTTCAGGCAGCGGCGCCGCTGGTTCGGGCGGCGGGAGGATGAGTTCGTAGCGGGCCCCGGCGCGCGTCTTCTCCTTCGCGTGCGTCACCGGCGCGCCGTCGGCGGTCAATTTGCCTGCGCCGATGAGCCCTTGGACGCGCGAACGTGAAAGGTCGGGCCAGAGCTTGCCCAGCCACACGTCCACGCGCTCGCCCACCGTCTCCGGTGGCGCGACGGCGGCGCGCAATTGGCCGCTTTCGGTTTCTTCAAGTTCGTCTTCGGACATTGGCGCTGCATCACCCCCTCCTCTCGAGAGGAGGGGGCAGGGGGTGGGGTGAAGGCTCGACGTTCGCAATACTTGGCGCTGCGGAAGAATGCGAGCGCTTGACCATTTGGGCGTGTGCGCATCACCCCGCCCCCTGCCCCCTCCCCTTGAAGGGGAGGGGGTCGCGCTCAGCTTTGTGGCGGTCCATAAAGCGCTGGGGGAGGGGTGGTTGGCGCTCGATTTCACAACACTGGCTGTCGCCTACCTGATCGGCGTCGGATTCCTGCTGCTGGGTTACGTTGCGGCGGGCCCGGTTTGGGTGGAGCGGCATTCGATTCAGATCGCCGGCCCCGGTCGCCCTCGCCGGGTCTCTGGTTTTTGGGGCGAGTGGGTGCTCTTCACCGGCTGCGCCGCCGTGGCCGCCACCGTGCGCGCCTTCACCGATGTCGCCATTGTCCGCGACATGCTGGCGCCCAATTGGTTCGCCGCACTCGCGGTGTTCCTCATCATGATCGGCGTGGTGTTGCTTTATTCCGGCAGCGTTGTTTCGGCGGCGCGCAAGGAGGGGCATGACGCGGTGTATTGCCGGCGCTTACGCAACGCGTACACGCCCTACGCGTTCTACGCCGCCATCCTGTTCGCCGGCGGCATCATGGTGTTGGCGCTGCTGGCGGTGGAGTTCGCCCACGACCAGCGGGCGTTCGACACGCAAGCCCAGATCGTCCGCCAATCGGTGGACGCTGCGGTCGCCGCCGCGCGATCGCCGGGCGATGCGATGGAGGCCGCGCGGCGCGGACTTACTTATTTGGAGGATGCGGTCGGTGAGATCGCCGTGTCGCAGAACATCCTGCAAGATCAGATGAACCCCGTGTTTATTTTCGCGGCAGTGATTTTCGCGGTGAACATCCTGATCGTGCTGTCGCCCATCCGACAAGCCTTCATGCAGGGCGCGGTGGATGCTACGCACGTCACCACGGGCATCGCCATCGCCGGCATCTTGATTGCCGGGTTTATGAGCTATTTCATGTCTTACGCGCAGGTGATCCAGGATACGCTCGCGCGTATGGAGGCGGCGCATCCGTCGGCTGAATTGGGCGCGTGGGATTTGTCGCAACGCTATAACCAAATGGTGGTGGAATTGAACCGCAGCAAGAATCTGCTGGGCTTTGCACAAGCGATCGGCGGGGAGGGGTCGGGGCTGGCGCTGTTCGCCGCCGCAATCCAATTCACGGTCGATCGCATTCCAAGCAAAGAAGAACGCAAGGCGGAGGCGTGAGATGCGGCGTATTCTTATCGGCGCGATTATCGTGCTTGCGCTGCTTGGCGCGTGGGTCGGCGTATTTCTGATGGTGAACAAAAACGCAGTCGCTCAAAGCGCTGATGTGCGCCTCGACGCCGGCGCGAGCGACGCTGTCGCCGGCGAGACGCTCGACATTTTCAATTGGAACTTGGGGTATGGGGGCCTAGGCGCCGAGAGCGATTTCATCGCCGATGGCGGAACCCACATGTTCCCGCCCTCGCAACGCGCGGTTCGCGCCAACGTCGCCGGCATCGAGGAGATGCTCCGTTCAATAAACGATGACGTTATTCTGTTTCAGGAATTGGCCCACGGCGGCCCGGTGAACTACTGGGTGAACCTCAAGCAACACGTTGACGACACGCTCGCTGGGCGCAACCGCGTGTTTTTTGCGGACTTCAAAACGCGGCTGATGCCGTGGCCGCTGCGTATGGAGCACGGGCAGGCCATTTATTCGCGATTGGCCATCGAAAACGCCGATGTCGTGCCGCTGCCCGCGGAAGATTCCGGCATCTTCGGCGTGCGCCGGCGCTACGCGTCGGTGGTTGCGCGGTTGCCGATGCAGAATGGCCCCGGCTGGACCATCGCCAGCGTTCATCTGGCCGCATTCGATGAAGACGCCGCCGTGCGGACGCGGCAATTGCATGAGGTGCTCGCTTGGGCGCAGCGCGAGTATCAAAGCGGCCGCCACGTCGTCATCGGCGGGGATTGGAACTTCCAGATCGCCGATACGAATTTCCCACACAACACCGATGAGCGTTTCCTGTTCTGGCTCTTTCCGTTCCCGCAAGACGCTCTGCCGGAGGGCTGGCGGATCGCTGCCGATGCAAGCATCCCCAGCGTGCGCACCAATCACAAGCCGTATGTCGCCGGCGAGAATTACGTCACCACCATCGATGGCTTCATCGTGTCGCCCAACGTCGCGGTGGAAAGCGTCAACGGATTTGATCTGGGCTTTGCCCACACGGATCACCAACCTGTGCACGTGCGCGTGCGGGCCATTGCGCCGGGAGCCACGCCATGAAGGCCAACGCAAAACTCACGCGCCGCGCCGCTCTGGTGGCGGGCGCAAGCGTCGCAGCCGCCTGCGCGCGCGGCGCCGAGACGCCGCCTTATGAGGGCGGCGTGCAGTTCCTGCACGGCGTCGCTTCCGGTGACCCTCAGCACGATCGCGTGGTCATCTGGACGCGCGTGACGCCGGACGCCGCAGGCCCGGTGCCGGTGCGGTGGATCCTCTCGCGCAACCGGGAACTCACCGATGTCGTGAAAACTGGAATCATCGATGCCACGGAAGCGCGCGACTACACCGTGAAGATCGACGTCACGGGTCTCCGCGCGGGCGCGCCATATTTTTACGGCTTCCGCGCCGGACAAGCGGAAAGCATGATCGGCAAAACTAAGACGTTGCCGCGCCGCAGTATTGAGCAAGTGAAGGTCGCCGTCGCTTCCTGTGCATCTTATACGCACGGCTTCTTCAATGCTTACGCAGCGTTGGCGCAACAGACCGATCTCGACGCGGTGATCCACCTCGGTGACTACATTTACGAATACGGCATCAACGGTTATGGGGGCGCCGTCGGCCTGCGCTTGGGGCGCGTGCTCCAGCCCGAAGTCGAGTGCCTCTCGCTTGCGGATTATCGTCTCCGCCACGCGCAAGCCAAGCGCGAAGAGGAATTGCAAGCTGCGCACGCGATCGCGCCCTGGATCGTGGTTTGGGACGACCACGAGACCGCCAACGACCTCTGGTCAACCGGCGCGGAAAATCACAGCGCAAGCGAAGGCGCGTTCGCCGCGCGCAAGCAGGCCGCGCTGCAAGCGTATTACGAATGGATGCCAATCCGCGATCCCGAGCGGGGTCGCGCCTTCGAGGCGATCAACCGCAGCTTCCGTTTCGGCGATGTGATGACGCTCATCATGCTGGAGACGAGGCTGCTCGCGCGCACGCAGCCGCTCGACTACAACACGACATTCCCGATCGCGATGCAGCGTTGGGACTTCGCAAACCCCGCGCAACCCATCGCGTTGCGCGACACTGAGGCGGACACGCCGGCAATGCGCCGCCTGCCGGCGATCTTCGAAGTGGCGGGCGGCGAAATTCGGCCGGTGCTCGACTGGCGTCGCGCGCAGAACCTCGTGGGCAATGCGCAATCGTTGCCGCAGGGCTTCTTTCTCGGCCCAGACATGACGGCGCTGGACGCGCTGATGAACGACCCCGAGCGTCAATTGATGGGGCAGGCGCAGGAGCAATGGCTCGCGCGCGAACTGGCGGCGTCGAAGAACGCCAGCGTCGCGTGGCAGGTGCTCGGCAATCAGGTGCTGATGTCGAAAATCATCGCGCCTGATCTGTCGCGGACGCCTCCAGCGCTCGCGCAGGCGCTTGAAGCGCTCCAACCCGGCGTGTCACGTCTGCTTGGCTTCACACGCTGGCCGATCCCAGTGACGCCAGACGGCTGGGACGGTTACGCCGCGAACCGCGCCCGCGTGCTCGATATGATCCGCAACGCCCGCGCCAACACGCTGGTGCTGACCGGCGACAGCCACGCGGCCTGGGCCAATGAGGTGCAGGATCGCAATGGCCGCGCGGCCGTGGAACTCGGCACGACGTCGATCACATCAGCCAGCAATGCGAGCTATTTCGCGCAAGTCGGCATCGACTTCGCTGATGGCCTGCGGCTGCGCAACCCGCACATAAAATGGACTGATCAGGAGCATCATGGCTTCCTGGTGGTCACGCTAAACAATCAGGAAGCGCTTGCGGAATATTTCGTCGTCTCGACAGTCTCGTCGAAGGAGTTCGAAACCTCGCGCGCCGCCGCCTTCACGATCGCCAACACCACCGAAGGGGCGGGCGAGATCACGCCGGCTGGTTAGGTCTTCAACGCGCCCAGACGCGACACCGCGTTCATGCCGCGCATGAACGCGTCAAGCTCGGCGGAAGGTTCGCCCTTCAGCCATTCCTCGGCCAGTTCACCGAACACCGGCGCGTACTTGAAGCCATGGCCTGAACACGCCGAAAACAAGAGCACACGCTCGTGCGCGGCGCTCTGCGCAATCAGGAAATGCTCGTCCGGCGTCACCGTGTAGAGGCAACGCTGCATGCGTAACGGCTTTGGATCGTGTTTCGGAAAATGCCGGCGGATTTGCTCAGCCAGCATGTCCGCGTCCGCATCGTCAGGATCGCGCACGTCGCCGGGGTCGTCCACGGCGCCGCCAAGCGCGTGCAATCCAATCTTATAATGCCCACGCGGAGCGGGCATGCCGTAGAGGCCTTCTTCGTTGTCGGCGCACAGGATTGGCAACATGCGCGGCTCGGGTGTCGCAAACCAACCCACGATCCGGCGTTTGATTTCAAGCCGTTTCGCGAACTCCGGCAGCAGCGTGCGCGCCCACGCGCCGCCGGCGACAATCACTGCATCGAATTCGCGCGTCTCGCCATTGATTGTCAGAATTGGGCCCTCAATCGGCGCCTGCACAAGCGTGTTGGCGTAGAGATGGGCGCCCCAGCGCGGCGCCTGGCGGATCAGGAAGGCGCGCACCGCATCGGCGGCGATCACGCCGGCATCATCTTGGCGCAGCACGTCCCATTCGCGCGGCATCGCCAGATAGCCGCGAGTCAGAGCGTGCAGCACATCACCTCGCAACGTCGTCGCTTCTGGCGGCGCGAGGCGCAGGCACGTCTCCATGAACGGCGAGCCTTTTGGCCCCGCCATCACGCCGCCCGTCCATTCGATCAGCGGCCGCCCCGCCAAGCCTTCCCATGTCCGCCATTGCGGCTGCGCGCGTTTGGCGAGGCGCTGATAAATCTCGTCTTCGCCGGGCGTTAGGCGGATGATGCGCGTGTCGCCGTGCGACGACCCACGCTCGTGCATCAACTCAAATTGTTCGAAGCCCGAAACGTCGTGGCCGGCAATCGCCAGGCGCGCGCAGATGCTCAAGCCCGCAACGCCCAAACCGACAACGGCGACCTTCAACCGCGCACTCCCGCGCGGCGCCCGATCAGGCGGCCATATCGAGCCGCTCCGCGCCGCGTTCGACAAGCATCGCCGAAAGCGTGCGCGGGTCAATCGCCTTGTGGTTCAGCGTTCCGTCGCGGCCGATCGCGCGCATGAGCGTCTCATGCACGAACTGGTTCGACGCATTGAGATCGCGCCCGCAAAATTGCGCGTACGACCTCAACGCGTCGGCCAGGGCAAGGAATTGGTCTGCTGTCACGAGTGCGTGGATCGACTGAGTCGAAGACAAGATCGTGACGCGATTGAGTCAATTGTGACGTATTAATTAACGTGAACGCGCGCCGTTGTTCTCGCGCTCCAATTCCTCGTCATTCCGGGGCTCGCGAAGCGAGAGCCCGGAACCCAGGGGATGACAGAGCTGTGGGTTTGCCCCTGGGTTCCGGGTTCGCCTTCGGCGCCCCGGAATGACGACGGATTTCACTTCCGCAGAACTAAGAACTGAGTGCGCCATCCTTCGAGATGCTGCGATAGAAACAGCTCCGCGCGCCCGTGTGGCAGGCCGCGCCCGTTTGCTCCACGCGCAGCAGCACCGCGTCTTGATCGCAATCGATCCGCACCTCGACCACACGCTGCGTGTGGCCGCTTTCCTCGCCCTTGCGCCAGAGCCTGTTGCGTGAGCGCGACCAATACGTCGCTTGCCCCGTTTCCAGCGTGAGCTTCAACGCTTCCGCATTCATCCACGCCAGCATCAGCACCTCGCCCGTGGCGTGATCCTGCGCCACCGCGGCGATCAGGCCATTGGCGTCAAAGCGCGGTGTGAGGGTGGAGCTGCTCTCGATCGTGGACATGGGGCCAAGCGTACCGCGCTCACATTCGCGCGAGAAGACCGCATTCGGCTTCACGAGCGGGTGAGGCGCTGAGCCGCGCCGTTGCCGCCGGTTTGCCCGGCGCGCCTAATCGTCCGCACGGGAGGAATACATGCGCACCATCATCTTTTCCTTGCTGGCGCTTGTTGTCGGCGGCGTCGCTCAGGCGCAGGACATGGCCGAGGAGGCGATTGTCGTCACTGGCGCGCGCTATGTTCAGCGCTACGAGAGCTTCACCATTCCGCACGTGTCGCTGCTGCGGCGCGCAGACTTCGCGGCCGCCAATCTCACGATTTCCTCCGATACGCGGGATGCGAACGCCCGCAGCCAGGAGCTTCGGAGTGCGCTCCAAGGGCTCGCACGAGCGCAAAACCGGAATGTCAGCCTCGGCATCCTTGACGACAGCGACCAGGAAGACGGCCAAACCCGCGTGCGTCCGTTCAGTGTCGAACGGGCGATGGACTTGCTGTCCGGCGGCTCCCGCGCCGACACCTCGCAAATCACCATCGTCATGCGCACGCCCATCAGCGCCGAGGACACGCCCGATAGCGTTGCGGCGCGTCTCGACGCCTTCCGGCAAGCGACGCCTCGCCCCGGTCGCATTGAAGCGTTTCGCGGCCAGCTCGAACTGGTGATCCTCAACCCGCCGCAATATCGCGCCGCCGTGGTGTCAGAGATCGCCGCGGACGCCGCGCGCATCGCGCAAAACTTGGGCGACGGCTACGGCGCGCAGCTTGAAGGACTGGAAAGCGCGCTGGCATGGAAAAGAGCCGGAGATTTGGATCTCCGGCTCTTCGTTCCGTATCGTCTGGTGATTATGCCGCGTCGTCCGGCCTGATCAGTACCCAGCCAGCTTCAAGAAGCGATCGCGCAATTCGACGTTTTCCTTGAACGCGCCGGTGAAGCTCGTCGTCACCGTGGTGACGTCCTTGTGGTGGACACCGCGCGTGCTCATGCACTGATGCTCGGCGTCGATCAAAACCGCCACGCCCAGAGGCTTCAGCGCGTCGGCGATGGCGTGCGCGACCTGCGCGGTCATCGTCTCTTGAGTCTGCAAGCGCTTGGCGAAGATTTCGACGACGCGCGCGATCTTGGAAATGCCGACGACGCGATCTGTCGGCAGATAAGCGACGTAGGCCTTTCCCAGAAACGGCGCGATGTGGTGCTCGCAATGGCTCTCCACGTCGATCTTCTTGAGCATGACCATGTCGTCATAGCCCGACACTTCTTCGAACGTGCGAGACAGCTCTTCGTTCGGGCAGAGGTCGTAGCCGCGAAACCATTCGCGATACGCGTCGACGACGCGCTGCGGCGTATCCAGCAAGCCTTCGCGTTCGGGATCGTCCCCCGCCCAAGCGATCAGCGTGCGCACTGCCTCCATCGCCGCTTCGCGCGAAGGTCGCTTCTGCTCGGCCTCATCAGGCGAGCGCCACTTCAGAATTTCACTCATGGGGGAGGTTGGTCCTTGGTCTGAGGGACGGAGGTCGAGCCGGGAGGGTTCCGAGGCTCATACGAGCCAAATGGACACCCGGACTTAACGCCCGCCCGAGATTTACCCTCAGGCAGCCGGGCCCTCATGGCCCCGCAATTAATCCATATGGAGTGTAGCACGCGGGATCGCTAGAACCCACCCCCATGCAAATCAGCCTGACCAACACCATGACGCGGCGCAAGGAGCCGTTTGTCCCCGCCGATCCGGCCCGGGTGACGATGTATGTGTGCGGGCCGACGGTCTACAATCACCCCCACATCGGCAACGCCCGCCCGCCTGTGGTGTTCGACACGCTGTTTCGGCTGCTGCGCCATGCCTATGGGGAAGGTGCGGTGATTTACGCGCGCAACTTCACCGACATCGACGATCGCATCATCGCCGCCGCCAACAAAGCTGGCGTGCCGATCGAAGCGATCACGGAGAAATTCGCCAACATCTACGAAGACGACATGCGCGCGCTCGGCGTCATCACGCCGACCTTGCGGCCGCGGGCGACCCAGCATGTCGGCGACATGATCGCCATGATCCAAAAGTTGATCGACATTGGTGCGGCGTACGCGGTGTCGAGCGGCGTCTATTTCGCGGTCGCCAAGGACGACGATTACGGCAAGCTCTCGAACCGGAGCCAGGACGATCTCAAAGCCGGCGCGCGCGTCGAGGGAGAGGACGACAAACGCGGCTCGTCTGATTTCGCACTCTGGAAAACCCACAAGCCTGGCGAGCCGTTCTGGGAAGCGCCGTTCGGCAATGGCCGCCCCGGCTGGCATATCGAATGCTCGGCCATGATTGAATCGCAGCTCGGCGGCACGATCGACATTCACGGCGGCGGCCTCGATCTCATCTTCCCCCACCACGAAAACGAAATCGCCCAAAGCGAAACCGCGCACGGCCACGCATTGGCGCGCGTCTGGATGCACAACGGCTTCCTGACGATGGACGCGACGAAGATGTCGAAATCCCTCGGCAACATCGTCACCGTCCGGGAATTGCTCGACGATGGCTGGCAAGGCGAGACGCTGCGGTGGGCGTTGCTCAGCGCGCATTACCGGGCGCCCCTCGATTGGAGCGACGATCTGATGCGCCAGGCGCAAGCGAGCTTGGATCGCCTCTACGGCGCATTGCTGCGGTTGAAGGACGTCGAACCCGCTGACGTAGACGCCCCGCGAGCTTTCCTCGACGCCCTTGCCGACGATCTCAACACGCCCGAAGCCATCGCCGAAATGTTCGCGTTGGCGACTGCCGCGAACGTCGCCAAGAAGCCGGCGGAACAGGCCGAAGCCAAAGGGCGCTTGATGGCGTCGGCGAAGCTCCTGGGCGTACTCCAGGATGATCCTGCGCAATGGTTCCGCGCTTCGTTCGGGGAACGAGCGGTAGAGATCGACGCGCTCGTCGCCGAACGCGTCGCCGCCCGCGCGGCCAAGAACTACGCCGAATCCGATCGCTTACGCGACGCGCTGGCTGAGCGCGGCGTTGAAGTCATGGACGGGCCGTCGGGCTCGACGTGGCGGCGCAAGACATAAGCTCACCACACTCTCGCCGCGCCAAAGGTGTCGGGTGCCTCTCCCATGGAGGCGCCGATGAAATGGTTTTTAGCACTCACACTGGCGCTATCGGCTTGCAGTGCGCAGCCGAACTCTTCCGCGCCCGAGCCAGCGCCTGCGGCGTCCGTTCCGCCGCTCGCGCAGCCCAATGTCACGATGGAAGCCGATCCCCCGCCACCCTTCACCTATTGGGCGCCTGAAGGATCGACGATCCGCAATCACCCGCATGCGCCGGGCATCTGGCATGCCTTCGTCGATGGCCGACAAACCGACATCTATTTCGGCGACGCGTGCCGCGCGTCAGAGTGGCAGTATCTTGTCGGCCAGCCGTTGCAATCGCTGCCGCGGACGCCTGCCGGCATGGAGCTGCGCCCATCTTGCGAAACCTGTGCCGTCAACAGCGACCTCCGCCGTAACCGGATCAACGTCCTGTTTGACGAGCCTACCCAAACGATCACCAAAATCGCCTGCTATTAGCGCGGCAGTTCGGCAATTGCCCCGGCCCGCCACGACCTCTAAGGCTGCCGTCAGGGGACATCCAGGAGTAGGCATGCGCTTTTCCGCATTGGTTTTGGCCGTCGCGCTTGGTGCGTGCGCGGCGACGAGCGAAGTCGTCGGCAGCGTGACTGGCGCAGAAGAAATCCCCAACCCGTTCCCCGTAGCGCGCGGTTCGGCGATCGCCCCGCCGGGATCCGCCGCGGCTGGGCGCGGCGCGCCGCCCGAAGGTAGGGCGGGGGCGGTGGATTTCGGCCAATGGCGCAGCGCCGATCCGGTGGCCTACGCGAGCGCCTGGCAATCGCAGATGCAAACGCTGGTGGGCGCAGACCGCGCCGGCGCGCGCTCCGCGCTGCAACAGAGCGGCTTTGCGTGCGAGGGAACGGGTGAGCGGCTCGATTGCCGCATCGAGATCATGGACAACCAGTGCGCCTATGATTGGTACGTTGTCGCCGAAGCCGGGCGCCGCGATCCCGCCGCAGGCTTCGATAAGATGTGCCTCGGCGCGCGCCGCTGAGCATGGTAGAGATCCCCACCATGAAGAAGCTGATCGCCGTCATCGCCCTCGCGCTCACCGCCGCCGCATGCGGCACTGTGCAAACATCGACGCCGCCGAGGACCGCCCCTCCGGGCATCCCATCGACGCCGCTCGAACTCGGCAATTGGCAGAGCGCATCGGTTGGGCTGACGCTGACGCAATTCGCCGAAAACGTCGCACGGCGCTATCGTCCGGGCCTCGCGCTTTCCACGGTCAACGCCGATTTGCGCCGCCAGGATTTCAACTGCGCCAACAACACCGATAGCGTGCGCGGCGATCCGCCCGACGCGATCTGCCGCAAGACTGAAACCGTCAACGGCTGCACGCACACATGGCAGGTTCACCTGTTCGACGAGGACAACAACGCGATCCTGCTGCGCACGCGCGGCCTCTACGATCGCCGCTGCGGCAATGACGGCCTGCTTGGCGGTCCCGGCTAAGTCGCCAAATATTCCGCGATATCCTCGGGCTCAAGCGTGAGCATCGGCACGAGGCGGAGATTGAACGCGACATGCTGGCCAGCGAGCCGTGTGAGCGCTTGGCGGCCGGTCATCATCGCCCGCGGCGCCGCGGGACCAAGCACGCCGGCCAAGCGCGTCGCGCTTGAATAGATCAGGCCGACACTGAGATCCTCGCGCACCTGCATCATTCTTGGCGGCGAGTCCGGCGCCGTATTGGCGAGCGCCAGCGCCACCTGGGCCGTCAGCAGCTCCCGCCGAAAACCCGGCCGGAGCGCTGGATCGCGAAAGGCGTCCAAGAAGGCCCGCTCAAGCGCGTTCTCTGGCTGAATCTGGCCCAAAGTCAGCGCGGCTTGAGCGTGGGCGGCCTGGGGCAGGCCGGCCGCAGCGGCGAGGCCCGCGGTGACAAAAGTTCGTCTGCGCATGTCCAACCCCTAAAACCATCGGGCTCGGCCCGGCAAGCGCCCTCTCCAGTTGCTTGCCGACCGACCGGGGCCACATAAAGGCGCATGGAAGAACTCTATCACCCTCGTGTGCTCGAACTGGCCGCCGACACGCCCCATGTCGGCCGGCTCGATGCGCCCCACGGCGCGGCCACGAAAGTGAGCCGGGTGTGCGGATCGGTGGTGAGCGTGGAGCTGAGGCTGAAGGACGGCGTGGTGAGCGAAATCGCGGTTCACCCAAAAGCCTGCGCCCTGGGACAGGCCAGCACCTCAGTGCTGGCGCAAAACGCCATCGGCGCAACGCCCGCGGAAATCCGCGACGCGCGTGAGGCCTTGCGCGCGATGTTGAAAGATCGCGCCGCCCCGCCAACCGGCCGGTTCTGGGAACTGCGCCACCTCGAAGCCGTCCGCGACTTTCCACCGCGCCACGCCAGCACAATGCTGGCTTTCGACGCTGCGGTAGAGGCGTTGGAAAAAGCGCAGGCTCGCGTGGCGTGAGCGCTTCCGCGCCCCTCAAGCACGCTGACGCAAAAGCGCTGCGCAAGGCCGCGCTAGCGTACCCCGAGACGATTGAGGATTTTCCGTGGGGTCACTCGGCGTTCAAGGTCGCCGGCAAGAAAGCGTTCTTGTTCATGGGTGCGACGGATGACGGCGGCTTCTCCTGCTCGATGAAGCTGCCATTCCGCAACCAGGAGGCGCTGAAGATCAAAGGCGCCAAGCCCACCGAATACGGCCTCGGCCGTTCAGGTTGGGTGACGTTCGCGTTCAGCGCGAACGCCAAGCCCCCCTTGGCCAAGCTGATGGACTACCTGGACGAAAGCTGGCGCGCCGTGGCGCCAAAGAAGCTCTCCGCGGCTCATGTCCCGTCCGGGCCCGCAAAACGCGTCAAAAGCTAGGCGCGGCGCCCTTTCCCCGCTAGCGTCCCGCCCCGTGGGGACAGGGAGACGCACATGATCCGTTTGTTGGTGTTGCTATTGGTGATTGCTGGCGTCGCCGGCTACTTCACCCGGCCCGATGAAGCCACGATGCGCGCCGGCGCCGACGCCGTGCTGGAAGATCCGCAAAATATCTCCCAAGGCCTCGAAAGCATCGGCGCAACGCTCGCGGGAGACCGCGCCTACAGCGATTATTACGTGGCAACCAAGTATGTCGTCACCTTGAGCGGCGACCCTGTGGTTCAGTGCTGGGGCTATTTCCAGCAAGTGAGCTGCTCACGTGTGGTGCAAGCCGCAGCGGACTCGGCCAGCTGAGATGCGCCTGCTTCTGCTGCTGATCATCGCCGGTGTTGCGGCCTGGTACACCAACCCGACGCGCGAAGCGCACGAACTGCAAGCGCGCACCATCCTCGAAGCGGGCGCGCCAGCGGCCGATGGCGGCCTCACCCTCGATGACGTGATTGGCTACGCCAAGGGGATGC
This window of the alpha proteobacterium U9-1i genome carries:
- a CDS encoding ribosomal large subunit pseudouridine synthase D, producing MSEDELEETESGQLRAAVAPPETVGERVDVWLGKLWPDLSRSRVQGLIGAGKLTADGAPVTHAKEKTRAGARYELILPPPEPAAPLPEAIPLEIVFEDENLVVVNKAAGMAVHPAPGSMRGTLVNALLAHCGDSLSGIGGVARPGIVHRIDKDTTGLIVVAKNDATHSGLAKLFAKHDLERVYYAVTRGAPHERTGRIENRLVRSGEDRRKFVVARNPETEAGKMAISDYWTIESFGQLDGASAGHPAAALIECRLKTGRTHQIRAHLAHLGCPLIGDPLYGKQRALKAVGPHAVEADEAARGFPRQALHAAVLGFVHPITEQALRFEAPLPQDMQTLLGALRRL
- a CDS encoding endonuclease/exonuclease/phosphatase family protein produces the protein MRRILIGAIIVLALLGAWVGVFLMVNKNAVAQSADVRLDAGASDAVAGETLDIFNWNLGYGGLGAESDFIADGGTHMFPPSQRAVRANVAGIEEMLRSINDDVILFQELAHGGPVNYWVNLKQHVDDTLAGRNRVFFADFKTRLMPWPLRMEHGQAIYSRLAIENADVVPLPAEDSGIFGVRRRYASVVARLPMQNGPGWTIASVHLAAFDEDAAVRTRQLHEVLAWAQREYQSGRHVVIGGDWNFQIADTNFPHNTDERFLFWLFPFPQDALPEGWRIAADASIPSVRTNHKPYVAGENYVTTIDGFIVSPNVAVESVNGFDLGFAHTDHQPVHVRVRAIAPGATP
- a CDS encoding secreted alkaline phosphatase — protein: MKANAKLTRRAALVAGASVAAACARGAETPPYEGGVQFLHGVASGDPQHDRVVIWTRVTPDAAGPVPVRWILSRNRELTDVVKTGIIDATEARDYTVKIDVTGLRAGAPYFYGFRAGQAESMIGKTKTLPRRSIEQVKVAVASCASYTHGFFNAYAALAQQTDLDAVIHLGDYIYEYGINGYGGAVGLRLGRVLQPEVECLSLADYRLRHAQAKREEELQAAHAIAPWIVVWDDHETANDLWSTGAENHSASEGAFAARKQAALQAYYEWMPIRDPERGRAFEAINRSFRFGDVMTLIMLETRLLARTQPLDYNTTFPIAMQRWDFANPAQPIALRDTEADTPAMRRLPAIFEVAGGEIRPVLDWRRAQNLVGNAQSLPQGFFLGPDMTALDALMNDPERQLMGQAQEQWLARELAASKNASVAWQVLGNQVLMSKIIAPDLSRTPPALAQALEALQPGVSRLLGFTRWPIPVTPDGWDGYAANRARVLDMIRNARANTLVLTGDSHAAWANEVQDRNGRAAVELGTTSITSASNASYFAQVGIDFADGLRLRNPHIKWTDQEHHGFLVVTLNNQEALAEYFVVSTVSSKEFETSRAAAFTIANTTEGAGEITPAG
- a CDS encoding sarcosine oxidase translates to MKVAVVGLGVAGLSICARLAIAGHDVSGFEQFELMHERGSSHGDTRIIRLTPGEDEIYQRLAKRAQPQWRTWEGLAGRPLIEWTGGVMAGPKGSPFMETCLRLAPPEATTLRGDVLHALTRGYLAMPREWDVLRQDDAGVIAADAVRAFLIRQAPRWGAHLYANTLVQAPIEGPILTINGETREFDAVIVAGGAWARTLLPEFAKRLEIKRRIVGWFATPEPRMLPILCADNEEGLYGMPAPRGHYKIGLHALGGAVDDPGDVRDPDDADADMLAEQIRRHFPKHDPKPLRMQRCLYTVTPDEHFLIAQSAAHERVLLFSACSGHGFKYAPVFGELAEEWLKGEPSAELDAFMRGMNAVSRLGALKT
- a CDS encoding phosphoribosyl-AMP cyclohydrolase; its protein translation is MSTIESSSTLTPRFDANGLIAAVAQDHATGEVLMLAWMNAEALKLTLETGQATYWSRSRNRLWRKGEESGHTQRVVEVRIDCDQDAVLLRVEQTGAACHTGARSCFYRSISKDGALSS
- a CDS encoding GTP cyclohydrolase I type 1; this encodes MSEILKWRSPDEAEQKRPSREAAMEAVRTLIAWAGDDPEREGLLDTPQRVVDAYREWFRGYDLCPNEELSRTFEEVSGYDDMVMLKKIDVESHCEHHIAPFLGKAYVAYLPTDRVVGISKIARVVEIFAKRLQTQETMTAQVAHAIADALKPLGVAVLIDAEHQCMSTRGVHHKDVTTVTTSFTGAFKENVELRDRFLKLAGY